One Sediminibacillus dalangtanensis genomic region harbors:
- the pssE gene encoding PssE/Cps14G family polysaccharide biosynthesis glycosyltransferase, with protein MILVVLGTHELPFTRLLDEVDRLKKESIIKEEVIVQHGHTPYSSERLTLKPFVSYEEMDALYDDASLVITHAGTGSVITGLRKGKTVIAAPRLKKYGEHNDDHQLQLVEAFTAQGHILSWHDGEKLEAVINQAKHFVPKPFQSGKQRLQQILTDFIDHA; from the coding sequence TTGATACTCGTTGTATTAGGCACGCACGAACTGCCATTCACGCGCCTTCTTGATGAAGTAGACCGGCTCAAAAAAGAAAGCATAATTAAAGAAGAAGTCATCGTCCAACACGGCCACACACCATATAGTAGCGAGAGGCTGACCTTAAAGCCGTTCGTCAGCTATGAAGAAATGGATGCCTTATACGATGATGCCAGCCTGGTGATCACCCATGCAGGTACCGGTTCTGTAATAACGGGATTGCGAAAGGGGAAAACGGTGATTGCTGCCCCGCGTTTGAAAAAATACGGTGAGCATAATGATGATCACCAGCTCCAGCTGGTGGAAGCATTCACTGCCCAGGGACACATTTTAAGCTGGCATGACGGCGAAAAGCTTGAGGCTGTCATCAATCAAGCGAAGCATTTTGTCCCGAAACCTTTTCAATCAGGTAAGCAGCGGCTGCAGCAAATTTTGACCGATTTTATCGATCATGCATGA
- a CDS encoding glycosyltransferase family 4 protein has product MEFIALLLCFIISVAITPLVKKLAIRIGAVDQPNYRKIHSKLMPRLGGLAIFISFLIGFYLFDPVSQYDWPILVGAILITTIGFLDDLFDLSAKLKFSVQLIAAGIVVFNGVQITFINLPFGETLQFGYMSIPLTLIWIVGITNAINLIDGLDGLSAGVSSIALITISGLAISLGDSFVTLMGLMLLGSTLGFLVYNFHPAKIFMGDTGALFLGYMIGVFSVLGFKNVTLFSLIVPIIILGVPILDTFFAIVRRIIQNKPLSAPDKLHLHHCLLKLGFGHKQTVILIYAMSGLFSIAAIIFTKSTVWGSTITLLALTILVEIVVELTGLISENYRPILRLLEGAKAKR; this is encoded by the coding sequence ATGGAATTTATAGCATTGCTATTGTGCTTTATTATATCGGTGGCGATAACACCATTGGTAAAAAAACTGGCCATCCGCATCGGTGCGGTCGACCAGCCGAATTACCGGAAAATTCATAGCAAATTGATGCCGCGGTTAGGCGGTTTGGCGATATTTATCAGCTTCCTTATCGGCTTTTACTTGTTTGACCCAGTCAGCCAGTATGATTGGCCGATTCTGGTAGGCGCTATTCTGATCACAACAATCGGCTTTCTTGACGACTTGTTCGATCTGTCGGCCAAACTGAAATTTTCTGTTCAGCTGATCGCTGCAGGAATCGTCGTATTCAATGGGGTGCAAATCACTTTCATCAATTTGCCATTTGGCGAAACACTGCAATTCGGCTACATGAGCATTCCACTCACTTTAATTTGGATTGTCGGCATTACGAATGCCATCAACCTGATTGACGGTTTGGATGGACTGTCGGCTGGTGTTTCTTCCATCGCGCTGATCACGATTTCCGGTTTGGCGATATCGCTCGGCGATTCGTTTGTCACCTTGATGGGATTGATGCTGCTGGGAAGCACCCTTGGGTTTTTAGTTTACAATTTCCATCCCGCCAAGATATTCATGGGCGACACCGGGGCCTTGTTTTTAGGCTACATGATCGGTGTATTTTCGGTACTTGGGTTTAAGAACGTTACGTTATTCTCGTTAATTGTTCCGATTATCATTTTGGGAGTACCGATTTTAGATACCTTCTTTGCGATTGTCCGACGCATTATCCAAAACAAACCTTTATCCGCACCGGATAAGCTGCATTTGCATCATTGTCTGTTGAAACTTGGGTTTGGGCATAAACAGACCGTCATCCTGATTTATGCGATGAGCGGGTTGTTCAGTATCGCGGCCATCATCTTCACCAAATCGACCGTGTGGGGATCCACGATAACCCTGTTGGCGCTGACGATTCTGGTAGAAATCGTAGTCGAACTGACAGGCCTTATCAGCGAAAATTACCGCCCGATTCTTCGACTTCTGGAAGGTGCAAAGGCGAAACGGTAG
- a CDS encoding GNAT family N-acetyltransferase, translating to MAIRFFQPGDQAGIQQLYTKVFGKQRSSLVWEWKYIKHPNPVNPWILVFEKNNRIAGHIALWVSEVFINGKIQLAGLRVDTMVDPEDRGEGIYQQLNEAMFTEARKSGIKLLYGFPAPKARELLLTRTRAKEAGRVSRFVYIQNPIALAAGMIRIASPAKPLGSIYKKIINKQKKKSLSKYQLETVTACDERFTDLADRLSAIRPVVIRRSHGYLNWRYHQHPEYMYHMLALRKGADLAGYVVVKKEGKQLKHDRVTVGTIVDWLAVEDQKVWQELLQGALQQLKGCDIVQSWALPETPSANTLASRGFKVKDHPLALVVHPLETATVGSGLEDWYLHQGDVDSY from the coding sequence ATGGCAATTCGTTTTTTTCAGCCGGGGGACCAAGCCGGGATCCAACAGCTGTACACCAAAGTGTTCGGGAAACAACGCTCTTCTCTGGTTTGGGAATGGAAATATATAAAGCATCCCAACCCAGTGAATCCCTGGATATTGGTTTTTGAAAAAAACAACCGCATCGCCGGCCACATCGCGTTATGGGTCAGCGAAGTATTTATTAACGGCAAAATCCAGCTGGCAGGCTTACGAGTAGATACAATGGTCGATCCCGAAGACAGAGGAGAAGGAATTTATCAACAGTTGAACGAAGCGATGTTTACGGAAGCCAGAAAATCGGGAATTAAGCTGCTATATGGATTCCCTGCACCGAAAGCGAGAGAACTGCTGCTCACACGCACCCGGGCGAAGGAAGCGGGCCGGGTGTCACGCTTTGTTTACATACAAAATCCCATAGCATTGGCTGCAGGGATGATAAGGATTGCCAGTCCTGCGAAGCCATTGGGTAGTATATACAAAAAAATCATCAACAAGCAAAAGAAAAAGTCTTTATCTAAATATCAGCTGGAAACTGTCACGGCATGCGACGAGCGTTTCACCGACCTGGCCGACCGTTTGTCCGCCATCAGGCCGGTTGTAATCCGTCGGAGCCACGGGTACTTGAATTGGCGATACCATCAGCATCCGGAATATATGTATCACATGCTCGCACTTCGTAAAGGAGCTGATTTGGCAGGCTATGTGGTCGTGAAAAAGGAAGGGAAGCAACTTAAGCATGACCGCGTGACCGTCGGAACGATTGTCGACTGGCTGGCGGTTGAGGACCAAAAGGTATGGCAGGAATTATTGCAGGGTGCATTGCAACAATTGAAAGGTTGCGACATCGTACAGAGCTGGGCTTTACCCGAGACGCCATCGGCCAATACGCTTGCTTCCAGAGGTTTTAAGGTAAAGGACCACCCGCTCGCGCTTGTTGTTCATCCGTTAGAGACCGCAACGGTAGGGAGCGGGCTGGAGGACTGGTATTTGCATCAGGGAGATGTTGATTCTTATTAA
- the pssD gene encoding PssD/Cps14F family polysaccharide biosynthesis glycosyltransferase: MKQKKLLLISSIGGHLTQLLQLEGLFKNYQYHLVTEKSEITEQLMEKYPVSLLMYGARNYPIRYIYKFTYNTIKSLCIFLKHRPDIIITTGAHTAVPMCYLAKLFRRKIIFIESFAKSTSPTLSGRMVYPISDLFIVQWESMKDIYPKAVYGGSIY, translated from the coding sequence ATGAAACAGAAAAAATTGCTTCTTATTTCATCTATAGGCGGCCATCTTACACAGCTGCTGCAGTTGGAAGGCTTATTCAAAAACTACCAATACCATCTTGTGACGGAAAAGTCGGAAATCACCGAGCAGCTGATGGAGAAATATCCGGTTTCCCTGCTAATGTACGGAGCACGTAATTACCCGATCCGCTATATTTACAAGTTTACCTATAATACGATCAAATCCTTGTGTATTTTTCTCAAACACCGTCCGGATATTATCATCACCACGGGAGCACACACGGCGGTGCCGATGTGTTACCTGGCAAAATTGTTCAGACGGAAAATCATTTTCATTGAGAGCTTTGCCAAATCAACCAGTCCCACCTTGTCCGGAAGGATGGTATATCCGATTTCCGATTTGTTCATCGTTCAATGGGAATCGATGAAGGATATTTACCCGAAGGCAGTGTATGGGGGGTCTATCTATTGA
- a CDS encoding bifunctional glycosyltransferase/CDP-glycerol:glycerophosphate glycerophosphotransferase has protein sequence MKKISVIIPVKNTGIYLKDCINSVLEQTYQNFEIIIIDDDSESESKQIIKCLALLDERVKVVTLEKQNGVGFARNKGLEQAVGDYIYFLDSDDYIREDTLESLLRNAEGFSMIVGKTKITTTDTISLQKEEQNVQEDIKVVESAETSAEGETSNLEEDITSKDKTVLYKKKRAKLFKNRSVLNRLISRDFIEEHGLRFTDQVKHQSDLAFLVPALVNLEQVLLVKNSVYYKRRRNDPINNPSLNQSESREKVRDFLQVYNTLRETYTENTAAEKYLDQQFLNYYRKQIAIFIKNPLNIDEIYDLLESGAKKVDANLLKNKSIILRKEMKTLRTKDLPKYKSVIKFHNNLRQIRNMTKSKNKFFLGLYRLLFMKMPVKDNVVVLESFQGKNYNDSPKYIYEYMMKQYPEYDYVWSLNDLSKVIPGNPKKVKRLSLRYYYNIGRAKYWISNARMPNYLNKRQETTYLQTWHGTPLKKLAADMGEVSMPGTNTVKYKRNFVREAGKWDYLVSPNNYSSKIFKRAFQFQNKMLETGYPRNDILSAPDKEKLQKDLKNQLNLPQEKKVILYAPTWRDNEFFERGKYKFNLQLDLEQMRSRLGDDYVVVLRMHYLIANQLDISEFEGFAYDFSKYDDIGHLYLVSDILVTDYSSVFFDYANLKRPILFYTYDLDVYKDTLRGFYFDIENEAPGPLLKNTEQVIKALENIDSLSEDYAKRYHAFYTKFCAWDEGNAAEKVVQQVFNK, from the coding sequence ATGAAAAAGATTTCCGTTATTATACCTGTTAAAAACACGGGTATATATTTAAAGGATTGTATAAATTCCGTTTTGGAACAAACTTATCAAAATTTTGAGATCATCATCATTGATGATGATTCAGAATCAGAAAGTAAACAAATAATCAAATGCCTTGCACTCTTGGATGAACGAGTAAAGGTCGTTACCTTAGAGAAACAAAACGGCGTAGGATTTGCACGTAACAAAGGACTTGAACAAGCAGTTGGGGATTACATTTATTTTTTAGACAGTGATGATTATATTCGCGAGGATACATTGGAAAGCCTGTTAAGGAATGCTGAGGGCTTCTCCATGATTGTCGGGAAAACAAAAATTACTACTACTGATACAATATCGCTTCAAAAAGAAGAACAAAATGTGCAGGAAGATATAAAAGTTGTGGAATCTGCAGAAACTTCAGCCGAGGGTGAAACAAGTAACCTGGAGGAAGATATAACTTCTAAGGATAAAACAGTTCTATATAAGAAAAAAAGGGCGAAATTATTCAAGAACAGGTCAGTACTTAACCGCCTGATTTCCCGCGATTTTATTGAGGAACACGGGTTGCGGTTCACTGACCAAGTAAAGCACCAATCAGACTTGGCTTTTCTTGTCCCTGCTTTGGTAAACCTTGAGCAAGTACTTCTGGTGAAAAACAGTGTCTATTATAAACGCAGGCGAAATGACCCGATTAATAATCCATCCCTAAACCAATCGGAAAGTAGAGAAAAAGTCAGGGATTTTTTACAAGTTTACAATACTTTGCGAGAAACTTATACAGAAAACACTGCCGCAGAAAAATACTTGGATCAACAATTTTTGAACTATTATCGCAAGCAAATCGCGATATTTATCAAAAATCCTTTAAATATTGATGAAATATATGATTTACTAGAATCTGGGGCAAAAAAAGTAGATGCAAATCTCCTGAAAAATAAATCAATCATTCTTCGTAAAGAAATGAAAACCTTGAGAACGAAAGACCTGCCTAAATATAAGTCAGTAATTAAATTCCACAATAATTTAAGGCAAATCCGGAATATGACAAAAAGTAAAAATAAATTTTTTCTAGGATTGTATCGGCTGTTATTCATGAAAATGCCGGTAAAGGACAACGTGGTAGTGTTGGAAAGTTTTCAAGGTAAAAATTACAATGATAGTCCAAAATATATTTATGAATATATGATGAAACAATATCCGGAATATGACTATGTATGGAGCTTGAATGATCTGAGTAAAGTTATTCCCGGCAACCCAAAGAAAGTAAAAAGGTTAAGCCTTCGTTATTATTACAATATAGGACGGGCCAAGTATTGGATAAGCAATGCCCGGATGCCCAATTACTTGAATAAACGGCAGGAAACAACCTATCTACAGACTTGGCACGGAACACCGTTGAAAAAATTGGCTGCTGATATGGGTGAGGTTAGTATGCCGGGAACCAATACTGTTAAATACAAGCGGAATTTCGTTCGGGAAGCAGGCAAATGGGATTATTTAGTCTCGCCAAATAATTACTCTTCAAAGATATTTAAGAGAGCTTTTCAATTTCAAAATAAAATGTTGGAAACGGGATATCCTCGAAATGATATCCTCTCAGCCCCCGATAAGGAAAAACTACAAAAAGACCTTAAAAACCAACTGAATTTGCCGCAAGAAAAAAAAGTCATCTTGTATGCGCCGACCTGGCGGGATAATGAATTTTTTGAACGGGGCAAGTATAAATTTAACCTTCAATTGGATTTAGAGCAAATGAGATCTCGATTGGGTGATGACTATGTTGTTGTTCTTAGAATGCATTACCTTATAGCGAATCAATTAGATATAAGTGAATTTGAGGGATTTGCCTATGACTTTTCCAAATATGACGATATAGGTCATCTTTATCTAGTATCTGATATATTGGTTACGGATTATTCTTCCGTATTTTTTGATTATGCTAACTTAAAAAGACCGATTCTTTTTTACACCTATGATTTGGATGTTTATAAAGATACTTTGCGCGGTTTCTATTTTGATATTGAAAATGAGGCTCCGGGTCCGCTTTTGAAAAACACAGAGCAAGTAATTAAAGCACTCGAAAACATCGATTCACTGAGTGAAGATTATGCAAAACGTTACCATGCGTTTTATACAAAGTTTTGTGCATGGGATGAAGGGAATGCTGCTGAAAAAGTTGTTCAGCAAGTGTTCAACAAATAG
- the tagD gene encoding glycerol-3-phosphate cytidylyltransferase: MKKVITYGTFDLLHNGHINILRRAKELGDHLTVAISTDEFNAIKNKKAYHSYENRKMILEAIRYVDEVIPEEDWEQKIDDVQKHDIDIFVMGDDWEGKFDFLKDYCEVIYLPRTVGISTTKIKKDLFKVNNG; encoded by the coding sequence ATGAAAAAAGTAATCACTTATGGCACCTTTGACTTGCTTCATAATGGCCATATCAATATACTCCGCCGTGCCAAGGAGCTTGGCGATCACTTGACTGTTGCTATATCGACAGATGAATTCAACGCAATTAAAAATAAAAAAGCATACCACAGCTATGAAAACCGCAAAATGATTTTGGAAGCTATCCGCTATGTGGACGAAGTCATTCCTGAAGAAGATTGGGAGCAAAAGATAGACGACGTGCAAAAGCATGACATCGACATCTTTGTAATGGGAGACGACTGGGAAGGCAAATTTGACTTTTTGAAAGACTACTGTGAAGTCATTTACCTGCCTCGGACGGTCGGCATTTCCACTACAAAAATAAAAAAGGATTTATTCAAAGTAAACAATGGCTAG
- a CDS encoding CDP-glycerol glycerophosphotransferase family protein: MLFNFFKLFPVKEKTVMVASFGDNIATVADELKRSGQEQIIVLKAKGCKRDFAADSQTTVKSFRPSHLLQFLQSIYHLATSKVIFVDNYFGFLSVTDFKSEVSCVQLWHAAGAIKQFGLKDPSIEIRSNRAKQRFKEVYRRFHYVVTGSEKMAGIFRNSFGLNNEQILRTGVPRTDFFFDKSYTKQIEQELQQKFPVITRKQVILYAPTFRDNQLHSADIALDIEKLYNSLGDEYVLFLRLHPAIRANLDNKYDDFVVNVTDYENINHLLLVSDYLITDYSSIPFEYALMEKPMIFFSYDLEDYQKARGFWEDYKQNIPGPVVFTTTEIADVIKENRFDMEKVRSFSALWNQYSRGNSAANLVEFLYGEEEQQQRVLEQ; this comes from the coding sequence ATGCTTTTCAACTTCTTCAAGTTGTTCCCGGTCAAGGAAAAAACCGTCATGGTCGCTTCCTTCGGGGATAACATTGCCACCGTAGCGGATGAATTGAAACGTTCTGGCCAAGAGCAAATCATTGTATTAAAAGCAAAAGGATGCAAGCGGGACTTTGCGGCTGATTCTCAAACAACCGTTAAAAGTTTTCGTCCATCCCATTTGCTGCAATTCTTACAATCTATCTACCATTTAGCCACGTCCAAAGTGATTTTCGTTGATAATTACTTTGGATTTTTATCTGTAACCGACTTTAAGTCGGAGGTTTCCTGTGTGCAGCTTTGGCATGCGGCAGGAGCCATCAAGCAATTCGGATTGAAAGATCCATCGATTGAAATCCGCAGTAATCGTGCCAAACAGCGGTTCAAGGAAGTTTACCGACGTTTTCATTATGTGGTGACCGGTTCAGAAAAAATGGCAGGTATTTTTCGAAATAGCTTTGGCCTGAACAACGAGCAAATTTTGCGGACTGGTGTTCCAAGAACTGATTTCTTTTTTGATAAATCGTACACCAAGCAAATCGAGCAGGAATTACAGCAAAAATTCCCGGTTATCACAAGGAAGCAGGTGATTTTATATGCACCTACCTTCCGTGACAACCAACTGCATTCAGCGGATATCGCTTTGGATATTGAAAAGCTCTACAACAGCTTGGGTGACGAGTACGTTTTGTTTTTGCGTCTGCATCCGGCCATAAGGGCAAACCTGGATAATAAGTACGATGATTTTGTCGTCAATGTTACAGACTATGAAAATATCAATCACTTGTTGTTGGTGAGTGACTATTTAATTACCGATTACTCTTCCATTCCGTTCGAATACGCCTTAATGGAAAAACCGATGATCTTCTTCAGCTATGATTTGGAAGATTACCAGAAAGCACGCGGTTTTTGGGAAGACTACAAACAAAACATCCCAGGACCGGTCGTATTCACGACAACCGAGATTGCTGATGTCATCAAAGAAAATCGATTTGATATGGAGAAAGTGCGCAGCTTTTCCGCCCTATGGAACCAATATTCACGAGGAAACTCTGCGGCCAACCTGGTCGAGTTCCTCTATGGAGAAGAAGAGCAACAGCAGCGTGTACTGGAACAATAA
- a CDS encoding SH3 domain-containing protein, whose protein sequence is MKKLIKISAYMLGFLVCAHFFPSFVSAAPGDNLQGIGIQDSTPVYAKTSTSSTVLKSYERGTLLRYSTYNTSWYKATVYIRGEATTGYIRKRDVETAVSPQRSLQGIGKANTTNVYALASDSSKVLKSYSKGTILKYKTLTSNWYQATVYLNGRATTGYIYASDVENADNSPANLLGVSLTDPVKVYQQAIETSDVLKSYGQGTVLKYKTFTSGWYKATVYVRGKAKTGYISKKQVENADPEPTEIVGVGLKSSTKVYDSPNSNSNTLKAYRNGTVLQYRTFTSKWYQATVYVNGKARTGYISKSDVEDGEASPSVLEGIGVYSSTSVYAQASTDSKQLKSYKQGTILQYETFTSNWYKAKVYLNGQARTGYIYKNDVENGASSPVSLEGVGLKSKTNVYAAATSSSAVLKSYQQGTILNYQTFTSSWYRATVYVDGKAKTGYIAKNDVENADDQPNTLNGIAAKAPTNVYTSPVGSKTVKSYKQGSSLKYQTYTTGWYQATVYVDGKKQTGYIKNSDVENLEAVPEQLQGYGAKSPTNVYANPSTSASVLKSYSHGSELKYKTYTASWYQATVYVNGKARTGYIHKNDVSDTPQTVYQTTKYDHTFSQAADIQMTRTPKANGSGTIPATRSQVEYYMNPDNFAKDASSYFQFLKLSHSAQLSANEINSKVLNNKGTLTGTADAFIEAGEKFNINEVYLMAHALHETNNGKSALAAGVGVDAKGNVVGSGKTPAYTVYNMYGYGAYDGCALSCGAKYAFDHNWFTPEAAVIGGAEDVTKNYINKGQDTLYKMRWNPANPGVHQYATHVSWAVSQTTKISDIYSLLDKYVLSYDIPQYRNQPEPGTISELPAGIYGVTTTRLNFRTEPNSSSSVTIISTLDNGQKVEVLGSNGNGWYQVKVGSQTGWVSSSYVDLLNLLEVTASSLNVRTEPSTNGSPVGGLRNGTLVAGMLDKSDHLVKDGVWYQIDYNGSAHWVSGGNDGGYISEK, encoded by the coding sequence TTGAAAAAATTAATTAAGATATCAGCTTACATGCTTGGCTTTTTGGTATGTGCTCACTTCTTCCCTTCCTTTGTTTCAGCAGCTCCAGGCGATAATTTACAAGGCATAGGCATACAGGATTCAACACCTGTTTACGCAAAGACATCAACAAGTTCGACGGTGTTGAAATCTTACGAGCGTGGAACATTACTCCGTTATAGTACTTATAATACTTCTTGGTATAAGGCAACCGTCTATATTCGCGGGGAAGCGACGACTGGATATATTCGAAAACGGGATGTCGAAACTGCCGTATCTCCACAGAGGAGTCTGCAAGGGATCGGAAAAGCGAATACTACGAACGTATATGCTTTAGCATCCGATTCTTCTAAAGTGTTAAAATCTTATAGCAAAGGAACCATCCTTAAGTACAAAACGCTTACTTCAAACTGGTATCAGGCCACGGTTTATTTAAACGGACGGGCAACTACTGGCTACATATATGCTAGCGATGTAGAGAATGCAGACAACTCACCTGCCAATCTCTTGGGTGTTAGTCTGACCGATCCAGTTAAGGTTTATCAACAAGCAATTGAAACTAGCGATGTTCTAAAATCATATGGACAAGGGACAGTATTAAAGTATAAAACCTTCACTTCCGGTTGGTACAAGGCCACTGTATATGTCCGTGGAAAAGCCAAAACTGGTTATATAAGCAAAAAGCAGGTAGAGAATGCTGACCCAGAACCCACAGAAATAGTGGGTGTTGGTTTGAAAAGTTCCACCAAGGTGTATGATTCTCCAAACAGCAATTCCAATACACTGAAAGCATACAGGAATGGAACAGTCTTACAATACCGGACATTCACTTCTAAGTGGTATCAAGCTACAGTGTATGTGAACGGCAAGGCGAGAACAGGATATATCAGTAAAAGTGATGTCGAAGATGGAGAAGCCTCTCCATCAGTTTTGGAAGGAATTGGGGTCTACAGTAGCACCTCTGTTTACGCACAAGCCTCTACCGATTCTAAACAGCTGAAAAGTTATAAACAGGGGACGATTTTACAATACGAGACCTTCACCTCCAACTGGTATAAAGCAAAAGTCTATCTCAATGGCCAAGCCAGGACTGGTTATATTTACAAGAATGATGTGGAAAATGGTGCAAGCTCACCAGTCAGCCTGGAAGGCGTGGGACTAAAAAGCAAAACAAATGTGTACGCTGCTGCTACATCTAGTTCTGCGGTGCTGAAATCCTATCAGCAAGGTACAATACTAAACTATCAAACTTTCACTTCAAGTTGGTACCGGGCAACTGTCTATGTCGACGGAAAAGCGAAAACCGGTTATATCGCCAAAAACGATGTGGAAAATGCCGATGATCAACCGAACACGTTAAATGGTATTGCCGCAAAAGCGCCGACCAATGTCTATACTTCACCGGTTGGCTCTAAAACGGTTAAATCATACAAACAGGGATCGTCGCTAAAATACCAGACATATACGACTGGCTGGTACCAGGCAACCGTATATGTCGATGGCAAAAAACAAACAGGCTACATCAAAAATTCCGATGTCGAAAACTTGGAAGCTGTTCCCGAACAGCTTCAGGGATATGGTGCCAAAAGCCCTACCAATGTCTATGCCAATCCATCGACTTCCGCTTCTGTGTTGAAGTCATATAGCCATGGTTCCGAGTTGAAGTATAAAACATATACTGCCAGCTGGTATCAGGCAACTGTCTATGTCAATGGCAAAGCAAGGACTGGTTATATTCATAAAAACGATGTCAGCGACACACCGCAGACAGTCTATCAGACTACCAAATATGACCATACGTTTAGCCAGGCGGCCGACATCCAAATGACAAGAACACCAAAGGCAAATGGCTCCGGAACGATTCCGGCCACCAGAAGCCAAGTCGAGTACTACATGAATCCGGATAATTTTGCTAAAGATGCATCAAGCTACTTTCAATTCTTGAAGCTATCACATAGTGCGCAGTTAAGTGCCAATGAAATCAACAGCAAAGTACTAAACAACAAAGGCACTTTGACAGGAACTGCGGATGCGTTTATCGAAGCTGGCGAGAAATTCAACATCAATGAAGTTTACTTGATGGCCCATGCCCTACATGAAACCAATAATGGCAAATCAGCATTGGCTGCCGGAGTTGGTGTTGATGCGAAAGGAAATGTGGTCGGTTCAGGTAAGACACCTGCCTATACCGTGTATAACATGTACGGCTACGGTGCTTATGACGGCTGCGCCCTATCATGCGGTGCCAAGTATGCTTTTGACCATAATTGGTTTACGCCGGAAGCAGCAGTCATCGGTGGTGCCGAGGATGTGACAAAGAACTATATTAATAAAGGGCAAGATACGCTTTATAAAATGCGCTGGAACCCAGCCAATCCGGGTGTGCACCAGTACGCCACCCATGTTTCCTGGGCAGTGAGCCAGACGACGAAGATAAGCGATATTTATTCCTTATTGGACAAATATGTATTGAGCTACGATATTCCGCAATACCGCAATCAACCAGAGCCAGGAACAATCAGTGAGCTTCCTGCTGGAATATACGGTGTGACCACTACCAGATTGAACTTCCGGACAGAGCCGAATTCCTCAAGCAGTGTGACGATTATCAGCACGCTGGACAACGGCCAAAAAGTAGAAGTTCTCGGATCAAACGGCAACGGCTGGTACCAGGTGAAAGTCGGCAGTCAAACCGGATGGGTTTCTTCTTCCTATGTTGATCTTCTGAACCTTCTGGAAGTGACGGCTTCCTCCCTGAATGTCCGGACCGAGCCTTCTACTAACGGTAGCCCTGTCGGCGGTCTTAGGAATGGAACCCTTGTTGCCGGCATGCTCGACAAAAGCGACCATTTAGTCAAAGATGGTGTATGGTATCAAATCGACTACAATGGCTCTGCGCACTGGGTGAGCGGAGGAAATGACGGAGGATATATTTCCGAAAAATAG